The DNA segment ACTTTTCATCACAGAGGACCGGCTGATTGTCATCGGTCGGGAGACAAGCGATGAACTAAGAACCTATGAAAAGGACGATCGCATCATGACGGTTCCTCTTTATAGGTCAGAGGTGATGATGATCAAAGTATACGATAAGACAAACCTTGCCGGTGAAGCGCCAAGACTCATCAAATCCTTTGGAGTCGAAGGACGCTATCTGTCGGGACGCCTTGTCGACCGTTATATCTATGTGGTTGCGAATCGGACCAACTATTACGATCAGATAAGACCGATGCCTCAGCTCTTTGAAAAAGATGCCGCTGGAAAGACGATAACAAGTTCTATAGGATATGATGAACTCGCCTATTTTCCAGGTCATGTAAACAACTCGATGATGTATACCATAGGCTTAGACCTCGATAATCTGTCTATGGACGGTTTTGATGTGGATGCATATATCGGTGGGGGAAGTAGCATTTATGTCGATCAGGACAGTTTATATGTCGCTCAGCAGCAGAACAGCGGCATGTGGTGGCGCACGTCGGGCGAATCGACGGATATCTTCAAGTTCGAACTCTTAGACGGATCGATAGACTTTGACGCGAGAGGTTCGGTTCCGGGTTCGATTTTGAACCAGTTTTCGATGGATGAATATGGAGACCACTTTAGAATCACGACGACAAGATGGGGTTCTGAGGATGCGGGTCTTGGCAATACGACACTCAACAACCTTTATATTTTGGATGAAGAACTAAACATCGTGGGCCGAATAGAAAACTTGGCGCCAGGTGAACGCATCTACAGCACTCGCATGATCGCAGAGAAAGTCTATATGGTCACCTATAGGCAAGTGGATCCTTTTTATGTGATCGATACATCAGACGCGCAAAATCCTAAAGTTTTGGGTTACCTTAAAATACCGGGATATAGCAGCTATCTGCATCCGTACGACCAGACCACGATCATCGGTGTCGGTATGAACACCAAGCTTATGGAGGGGCGGGTGGTCAATGACGGGGTGAAGATCTCCTTGTTTGATGTCAGTGATTTTGAGCATCCTATCGAAAAGGATAAAAGAATCATAGGTTCAGGTAATAGCAGTACGGATGTCCAATATGACCATAAGGCGTTCTTGTTCAATAAAGACAAGAGCATACTCGCCATACCGGTGACGGTTGAGAACAACTTCTATGGCGGCTATTCGAAGGATGCCTATGTCTTCGGGTTCACAGAAAAGGGCATGCTCGACTTCAAGGGATCCATCACTCATTCAGATCAGACGGGCGCTGAATCCTACGGATATGACTACAACAGTCAGATCAACAGGATCATGTATGTCGATGAGGATCTGTACACGCTATCCTATGATTATCTGAAGCTGAACGATTTAAAGACGCTAGAAGAGATCGATGTTTTAAAAAGATGATCGCACTAAAAAAGGACGCCTCGGCGTCCTTTTTATTACTTATTGGCTGTTGATCAACCCATGACCAATACTACAAGCTTATAGATATAGTTTGCGGAAATACCGGCAGCAAGTCCGCCGAACGTGTGGGAGATGATCGCCTTATTGGCAAGACGTTTTACACCAAGGGCGTCCATCATGCCGACGTGTGTGCTCAGATAACCCGACCAGCACATGCCCATTGCAGTGAATACTGCGATGTCGTTTGATGCGATCAGACCGCCATCAAGCAGTCTAGGAACCATACCCATTGCAGCCCCTACAGCACCAAGTGAGGTGATAGGTAGTGTCACAGCCTCAGTAGAGGTGAATCCGAAGAAGAACTCCAACACTGGTGCGATATAACTGGCCAGTTGTGGGAAAAGTCCGACGCCTTCGTAGGCTGCACCGATATACTCTCCGTTGGCTCCTTGTGGTCCGAACGTAAGCATCATGACAGCTGTACAGATGACAAGTACGCCAGGGATGATCGCAAGACCCATCTCAACGCCGTTTTTACCGCCGTCAAGAATTGCTTCTAAGAATCTTTCCAGTGTGTTGCCCGGTCTGATTTCTCTAACCTTGGACAATTGCTCGGCGCTGAGGCTTGATTCTCTTTCGCTCTCTTTAGTAACGCCGTAGTATTTTTTCGTGTGGTGCAGCATGATTTTAACACTGACGATCGAACCGATCAGCGCGCTTAGGT comes from the Fusibacter sp. A1 genome and includes:
- a CDS encoding beta-propeller domain-containing protein, whose protein sequence is MKKMLVAILMLLMVIAGVPLGASADSSYVDVPLKISLSKDYLPLRSTFEGLGYTVTWQAQTRMVEIEKNKMLIQVKADQKYLLKNGVLVDGIIKPVIIDGRMYLSVAAVNQIFEGVRRLNPLVARVYDTLRSESQTLPVLHGMVEYDALMSFYPSEDLYYRMLDDISTDEVFPAAGLNTEEAKESDVSETNNQVEGVDEADLVKLDEHYIYALKNQLIQIIKTGRGKLQVAYMVKEDNFYPEKLFITEDRLIVIGRETSDELRTYEKDDRIMTVPLYRSEVMMIKVYDKTNLAGEAPRLIKSFGVEGRYLSGRLVDRYIYVVANRTNYYDQIRPMPQLFEKDAAGKTITSSIGYDELAYFPGHVNNSMMYTIGLDLDNLSMDGFDVDAYIGGGSSIYVDQDSLYVAQQQNSGMWWRTSGESTDIFKFELLDGSIDFDARGSVPGSILNQFSMDEYGDHFRITTTRWGSEDAGLGNTTLNNLYILDEELNIVGRIENLAPGERIYSTRMIAEKVYMVTYRQVDPFYVIDTSDAQNPKVLGYLKIPGYSSYLHPYDQTTIIGVGMNTKLMEGRVVNDGVKISLFDVSDFEHPIEKDKRIIGSGNSSTDVQYDHKAFLFNKDKSILAIPVTVENNFYGGYSKDAYVFGFTEKGMLDFKGSITHSDQTGAESYGYDYNSQINRIMYVDEDLYTLSYDYLKLNDLKTLEEIDVLKR